A window from Plectropomus leopardus isolate mb chromosome 21, YSFRI_Pleo_2.0, whole genome shotgun sequence encodes these proteins:
- the LOC121960401 gene encoding gamma-crystallin N-B — MSQYSGKITFYEGKCFTGRKLEVRGDCDNFQDRGFMNRVNSIRVESGAWICFDHPDFKGQQYILEHGEYPEFQRWNSHNDHMGSCKPIRMHGEHYRIELFEACNFSGQCVEICDDCPFLQSRGLSKNCINSVKVYGDGAWVMYEEPNFRGRMYIVERGDYCSHNEWQAQNPNIQSIRRVVNYF, encoded by the exons ATGTCGCAGTACTCTGGAAAG ATCACCTTCTATGAGGGGAAATGCTTCACCGGCAGGAAGCTGGAGGTCCGGGGAGACTGTGATAACTTCCAGGACCGCGGCTTCATGAACAG gGTGAACTCCATCCGTGTGGAGAGCGGTGCCTGGATCTGCTTCGACCACCCCGACTTCAAGGGCCAGCAGTACATCCTGGAGCACGGAGAGTATCCCGAATTCCAGAGGTGGAACTCCCACAACGACCACATGGGATCCTGCAAGCCCATCCGCATG CACGGAGAGCACTACCGCATTGAGCTGTTCGAGGCCTGTAACTTCTCCGGTCAGTGTGTGGAGATCTGTGACGACTGTCCCTTCCTGCAGAGCCGCGGTCTGTCCAAGAACTGCATCAACTCCGTCAAGGTCTACGGAGACGGAGC CTGGGTGATGTACGAGGAGCCAAACTTCCGCGGCCGCATGTACATCGTGGAGCGTGGAGACTACTGCAGCCACAACGAGTGGCAGGCCCAGAACCCCAACATCCAGTCCATCCGCAGGGTCGTCAACTACTTCTAA
- the eci2 gene encoding LOW QUALITY PROTEIN: enoyl-CoA delta isomerase 2, mitochondrial (The sequence of the model RefSeq protein was modified relative to this genomic sequence to represent the inferred CDS: inserted 1 base in 1 codon), giving the protein MAGVALKLSAPWRLGRIRGEDDRSLVRLPSIPSVTFHTTASPMMGEYLLQFEQAKNKLSTLKSDPGNEVKLKIYALFKQATQGPCNTPKPGMLDFVNKVKWDAWKSLGSISQDEARQQYCDLIGSLVLAEGGSPAQVAAQPAGSGTTYETLLVTTADNITTIKLXRPTKKNAITTEMYEDIISALQQAAKDDSVITVFTGAGDFYCSGNDLSNFTKIPEGGLEAMAKRGGDLLRKYVKAYIDFPKPLVSVVNGPAVGISVTVLGLFDLVYATERATFHTPFSQLGQSAEGCSSYTFPKIMGHAKATEMLLFNKKLTAVQACELGLVTEVFPDSSFQSEVWTRLKEYAKLPRNSLAFSKQLIRSAEKERLHAVNDAEVERLVERWMSDECFNAVMSFFQAKSKL; this is encoded by the exons ATGGCCGGCGTCGCCCTGAAACTGTCCGCTCCGTGGCGCCTGGGCAGAATAAGAGGTGAGGATGACAGAAG CTTGGTGAGATTACCCAGCATTCCCAGTGTGACGTTCCACACCACAGCGTCTCCCATGATGGGTGAGTATCTGCT CCAGTTTGAGCAGGCCAAGAACAAGCTGTCGACGCTGAAGAGCGACCCGGGCAACGAGGTCAAACTGAAGATCTACGCTCTGTTCAAACAG gcCACCCAGGGTCCCTGCAACACCCCCAAACCGGGCATGCTGGACTTCGTCAACAAGGTCAAATGGGACGCCTGGAAATCTCTGGGCTCCATCTCACAG GACGAAGCCAGGCAGCAGTACTGCGACCTGATTGGCTCTCTGGTGCTGGCAGAAGGTGGAAGCCCCGCCCAGGTGGCTGCACAGCCTGCTGGGAGCGGGACGACGTACGAGACCCTGCTGGTCACCACGGCGGACAACATCACCACCATCAAAC ACCGACCCACCAAGAAGAACGCCATCAccactgag aTGTATGAAGACATCatctcagctctgcagcaggcAGCGAAAGACGACTCCGTCATCACCGTTTTCACTG GTGCTGGGGACTTTTACTGCAGTGGGAACGACCTGTCCAACTTCACCAAGATCCCTGAGGGAGGGCTGGAGGCCATGGCCAAACGGGGCGGGGATCTGCTCAG GAAGTACGTGAAGGCGTACATTGACTTCCCGAAACCGCTGGTCTCCGTGGTAAACGGACCGGCCGTAGGAATCTCAGTCACAGTGCTGGGACTCTTTGACCTGGTCTACGCCACGGAgagg GCCACCTTCCACACGCCGTTCAGTCAGCTGGGCCAGAGCGCCGAGGGCTGCTCCTCGTACACCTTCCCCAAAATAATGGGCCACGCCAAg GCCACTGAGATGCTGCTGTTCAATAAGAAGCTGACGGCGGTTCAGGCATGCGAGTTGGGGCTCGTCACTGAGGTTTTCCCCGACAGCAGCTTCCAGTCGGAGGTTTGGACCAGACTGAAGGAGTACGCCAAGCTGCCTCGCAAC TCTCTGGCTTTCTCCAAACAGCTGATCCGCTCGGCGGAGAAGGAGCGGCTCCACGCGGTGAACGATGCGGAGGTGGAGCGTCTGGTGGAGCGATGGATGTCAGACGAGTGTTTCAACGCCGTCATGAGTTTCTTCCAGGCCAAGTCCAAACTGTGA